Proteins encoded by one window of Methanobrevibacter sp.:
- a CDS encoding DNA-binding protein, which yields MSDLDEIRQKRMAELQAQQAAMQNQAQQQAMAQAQQQEAQAQFEAQKKQIIAQIMTSEARNRLSNLKLTKPELVNQIELQLIQSAQAGSLRGKVTDEQLKVLLRQIAGQKREIKITRK from the coding sequence ATGAGCGATTTAGATGAAATTCGTCAAAAAAGGATGGCTGAATTACAAGCTCAACAAGCTGCTATGCAGAATCAAGCACAACAACAAGCTATGGCTCAAGCACAACAGCAAGAAGCTCAAGCACAATTTGAAGCACAGAAAAAACAGATCATTGCTCAAATTATGACTTCTGAAGCTCGTAATAGGTTGTCTAATCTTAAATTAACCAAACCTGAACTTGTTAATCAAATTGAACTTCAATTGATTCAATCAGCTCAAGCTGGAAGTTTAAGAGGAAAAGTGACTGATGAACAGCTTAAAGTTCTTTTAAGACAAATTGCTGGTCAAAAAAGAGAAATTAAAATTACAAGGAAATAA
- a CDS encoding YhbY family RNA-binding protein, producing the protein MSQSKKEMMNRALSAMTINIGKNGLNENVIEEIKRQLEANELVKLKFAKNIARDKDKFIDDIVSQTRAKLIDVRGHVAVIYKKKP; encoded by the coding sequence ATGAGTCAATCAAAAAAAGAAATGATGAATAGAGCTCTTTCTGCTATGACAATTAACATTGGTAAAAATGGCCTTAATGAAAACGTTATCGAAGAAATTAAACGCCAGCTTGAAGCTAATGAACTTGTCAAACTTAAATTTGCAAAAAATATCGCTAGAGATAAAGATAAATTTATAGATGATATTGTATCTCAAACCAGAGCTAAGCTCATTGATGTTAGAGGACATGTCGCTGTAATTTATAAAAAAAAGCCTTAA
- a CDS encoding translation initiation factor IF-6 yields the protein MLKRVDIVGNPNIGVFILATDDFAIVPYNLLDEKADIIKEALDVDIIKSSVSGCSLIGSLAVANSKGIVVSPHILDREIKQFEDLGINVATVPGQYTALGNIVAANDKGAIVSPFLSKEAIEVIGETLDVNVEATSMVGSDIIGSMIQVTNKGFLISSKAVQSEVSFAQEVFGVEGNIGTVGRGISLVGACSIANSNGAIVAKDSTGPEMARVEEALGFLDDDF from the coding sequence ATGTTAAAAAGAGTAGATATCGTAGGTAACCCAAACATTGGTGTATTTATCCTTGCAACCGATGACTTTGCTATTGTTCCTTATAATCTTTTAGATGAAAAAGCTGATATTATTAAGGAAGCATTAGACGTTGATATTATAAAATCATCTGTTTCTGGATGTAGCCTTATTGGATCTTTAGCTGTGGCTAATTCAAAAGGAATAGTTGTTTCACCACATATCTTAGATAGGGAAATTAAACAGTTTGAAGATTTAGGTATTAATGTCGCTACTGTGCCTGGTCAATACACTGCATTAGGTAATATCGTTGCAGCAAACGACAAAGGTGCTATTGTAAGTCCATTTTTATCCAAAGAAGCAATTGAGGTTATTGGAGAAACTTTAGATGTAAACGTTGAAGCTACTTCCATGGTTGGAAGTGACATCATTGGATCTATGATTCAAGTTACAAATAAAGGATTTTTAATAAGTTCTAAAGCTGTTCAATCTGAAGTTAGTTTTGCTCAAGAAGTATTTGGTGTAGAAGGAAACATTGGTACTGTTGGAAGAGGTATTTCTTTAGTTGGTGCTTGTTCCATTGCTAATTCAAATGGAGCAATTGTTGCTAAAGACAGTACTGGTCCAGAAATGGCTAGAGTTGAAGAAGCATTAGGCTTTTTAGATGATGATTTTTAA
- a CDS encoding CapA family protein — MRVNKIVLILTVVLAILILIATTATILFDGNSPLIKSEPKDNVSIAVTGDVMFARNMPGVLSFDSSPFEGVSNVTSNVDLLLINFENAVTSSGNAVKGDVPLKCDPSYVPLAKGNNNTIAALANNHAFDYGIDGMEDTLENLKNAGITPIGAGENEDAAHNGVTQEINGRNITVLNYMDSNNFAEYSYEVMPYANGSNPGYSAFDLADAQKQIKENNDSDLIVVYMHFGNEYSNSPNGDQVKIAHELIDSGADVVLGSHPHVTQGIEMYNGKPIFYSLGNFIFDQSNEATHSAYFVQIDLVNDTGECTVYPIYISGYLPHYMDSDSGNSLLNGLNPNTDELEVSNGIGKLKFNLTEGDAN, encoded by the coding sequence ATGAGAGTCAATAAGATTGTTTTAATATTAACCGTAGTTTTAGCTATTCTTATATTGATAGCTACAACTGCAACAATTTTATTTGATGGAAACAGTCCACTCATAAAATCGGAGCCAAAGGATAACGTTTCAATAGCTGTAACTGGTGATGTTATGTTTGCACGTAATATGCCAGGTGTTTTAAGCTTTGATTCATCCCCATTTGAAGGGGTGAGCAATGTAACATCAAACGTTGACTTATTGTTAATCAACTTTGAAAATGCAGTTACTTCCTCAGGTAATGCAGTCAAGGGAGATGTTCCACTTAAATGTGATCCAAGTTATGTTCCTCTTGCAAAGGGAAACAACAATACAATAGCCGCCCTTGCAAACAACCATGCATTTGATTATGGTATTGACGGAATGGAAGATACACTTGAAAACCTTAAAAATGCAGGAATAACTCCAATAGGTGCAGGTGAAAATGAAGATGCAGCGCACAACGGCGTAACTCAGGAAATCAACGGAAGGAATATAACTGTATTGAACTATATGGATTCAAATAACTTCGCAGAATATTCTTATGAAGTGATGCCATATGCAAACGGTTCAAATCCTGGTTATTCTGCATTCGATTTAGCCGATGCACAAAAACAAATCAAAGAGAATAATGATTCAGACTTAATCGTAGTGTATATGCACTTTGGAAACGAGTATTCAAACTCTCCAAATGGCGATCAAGTCAAAATTGCACATGAACTGATTGATTCAGGTGCAGATGTGGTTTTAGGATCTCACCCGCATGTAACCCAGGGAATTGAGATGTACAACGGAAAACCAATATTCTACAGTTTAGGAAACTTCATATTCGACCAGTCAAACGAAGCGACACACTCCGCTTACTTTGTCCAAATAGATCTTGTAAACGACACTGGCGAATGCACAGTATATCCGATATATATTTCCGGATACCTGCCACACTATATGGATTCAGACAGTGGCAACTCACTGCTTAACGGATTGAATCCAAATACAGATGAACTTGAAGTTTCAAACGGTATTGGTAAACTAAAATTTAATTTAACGGAAGGTGATGCGAATTAA
- the pfdA gene encoding prefoldin subunit alpha yields MEDQQRLNSLLNEINVYRQQAELIQQQIEMIRTSMAEVDALFSTLDDIEGKESVEAFVPVGAGSFVKGELKSTDEIIVSIGAGLAVKKDADGAREILNGQKEDLNDSLDKMLANLQQCTDIVGSLQAQAEQIAAAAQGRMTQMG; encoded by the coding sequence ATGGAAGATCAGCAAAGGTTAAACAGTCTTCTTAACGAAATTAACGTATACAGACAACAAGCTGAGTTAATTCAACAACAAATCGAAATGATCAGAACTTCCATGGCTGAAGTAGATGCATTGTTTTCTACTTTAGATGACATTGAAGGTAAAGAATCTGTTGAAGCTTTTGTGCCTGTTGGTGCTGGTTCATTCGTTAAAGGAGAACTTAAAAGTACTGATGAAATTATTGTAAGTATTGGAGCAGGACTTGCTGTTAAAAAAGATGCTGATGGCGCTCGTGAAATCTTAAACGGGCAAAAAGAAGACTTAAATGATAGCTTAGATAAAATGTTAGCTAACTTACAACAATGTACTGACATTGTAGGAAGTCTTCAAGCTCAAGCTGAACAAATTGCAGCAGCAGCTCAAGGAAGAATGACCCAAATGGGATAA
- the ftsY gene encoding signal recognition particle-docking protein FtsY produces the protein MFESLKKKFSRTSEKLEEELIEEAEKEDNLQEESGKKFSFFSFGRKKEEKVEEDESNLLPQAEDIVEEESVDEAEEEIVEETSEDESVEEVKEEKPGLLARLRGSSAPEEEVEEEIPEEDEVEEEPQKEEKSHFWSRNKDEDKSADGEATGGMFSFVREKTIQEKHVEDILFELEMELLQGDVAMEVATEVVESVKNDLVGKKIKRSNDITEYTFMALKNAVSDIISIPGKSMTEMIEAKKAEGEPLVVMFVGINGTGKTTTIGKLANYYMKKGYTPVIAASDTFRAGAIEQVTYHADNVGVKIIKHKKGSDPAAVAYDAVEHAKAQGKELVLIDTAGRMQTNTNLMDEMKKIKRVSKPDLVIFVGDALTGNDATEQAKKFNEAIDIDGVILTKADADSKGGASLSIGYVIKKPIMFLGMGQGYDDIKEYDSEWMLNQLFSDDEAELEMTE, from the coding sequence TTGTTTGAATCATTGAAAAAGAAATTTTCACGTACAAGTGAAAAGTTGGAAGAGGAACTTATTGAAGAAGCTGAAAAAGAAGACAATCTTCAAGAAGAATCCGGTAAAAAATTCTCTTTCTTTTCATTTGGCCGTAAAAAAGAAGAAAAAGTGGAAGAGGATGAATCTAATTTACTTCCGCAAGCAGAAGATATTGTAGAAGAAGAGTCTGTTGATGAAGCTGAAGAGGAAATTGTTGAAGAAACCTCTGAAGATGAATCTGTTGAAGAAGTAAAAGAGGAAAAACCTGGTTTACTTGCAAGACTTAGAGGTTCCTCTGCTCCTGAGGAAGAAGTTGAAGAAGAGATTCCTGAGGAAGATGAAGTTGAAGAAGAACCTCAAAAAGAAGAAAAATCCCACTTCTGGAGCAGAAACAAGGATGAAGATAAATCTGCAGATGGTGAAGCTACCGGTGGAATGTTCTCATTTGTTCGTGAAAAAACCATTCAGGAAAAACATGTAGAAGATATCTTGTTTGAACTTGAAATGGAACTCTTGCAAGGGGATGTTGCAATGGAAGTAGCTACTGAAGTTGTAGAAAGCGTAAAAAATGACCTTGTAGGTAAAAAAATCAAAAGAAGCAATGACATTACAGAATACACATTCATGGCTTTAAAAAATGCAGTATCAGACATCATCAGCATTCCTGGAAAATCCATGACTGAAATGATTGAAGCTAAAAAAGCTGAAGGAGAACCATTAGTTGTAATGTTTGTTGGAATCAACGGTACTGGTAAAACAACCACTATCGGAAAACTCGCTAATTATTACATGAAAAAAGGCTACACTCCTGTAATTGCTGCTTCAGATACATTCAGAGCAGGAGCAATCGAACAGGTAACATATCATGCTGACAATGTTGGTGTTAAAATCATTAAGCACAAAAAAGGTTCAGATCCAGCTGCTGTTGCATACGATGCTGTCGAGCATGCAAAAGCACAAGGAAAAGAATTGGTATTAATTGATACTGCAGGAAGAATGCAGACTAACACTAACCTTATGGATGAAATGAAAAAAATTAAAAGAGTCTCCAAACCTGACCTCGTAATATTTGTAGGTGACGCTTTAACTGGTAACGATGCAACCGAACAGGCTAAGAAATTCAATGAGGCTATTGATATTGACGGTGTAATCTTAACTAAAGCTGATGCAGATAGTAAAGGTGGAGCTTCACTCTCAATTGGTTATGTAATCAAAAAACCAATCATGTTCTTAGGTATGGGCCAAGGATATGATGACATCAAGGAATATGATTCTGAATGGATGTTAAACCAATTATTCAGTGATGATGAAGCTGAATTGGAGATGACTGAATAA
- a CDS encoding ribonuclease P, translated as MSRGKRPKWMIEIAKERMEILFNRAEMEFINHPERSNRYVELALKLSTKYNTKVPEKWARRYCKNCKSFLSPGRNCTVRLVNSEVNIFCGECDHVMKIPYHKEKKNKRRAKYESIKKRNDE; from the coding sequence TTGAGTAGAGGAAAAAGACCAAAGTGGATGATTGAAATAGCGAAAGAAAGAATGGAAATTCTTTTTAATCGTGCGGAGATGGAGTTCATCAACCATCCTGAACGATCAAATCGTTATGTCGAACTGGCATTGAAATTATCTACAAAATACAATACCAAAGTTCCTGAAAAATGGGCTAGACGTTATTGTAAGAATTGTAAAAGTTTCCTCTCACCTGGTCGCAATTGCACCGTCCGGCTAGTTAACTCTGAAGTTAACATTTTTTGTGGTGAATGTGATCATGTAATGAAAATTCCATATCATAAGGAAAAAAAGAATAAAAGGAGAGCAAAATATGAGTCAATCAAAAAAAGAAATGATGAATAG
- a CDS encoding DUF4258 domain-containing protein: protein MNAYDKFLIGDTTSIDWCFENRHFNERLSDNGISRNYVVDCLMYEEPIKCEHIDKDTYAVVFNAPANKDYREIRIVMVIKGNSIDLITIMRNDETVTERQKRQYQSSGYKNIEKKRKLAEAKRKKW, encoded by the coding sequence ATGAATGCTTATGACAAATTTTTGATTGGAGACACAACCTCAATAGACTGGTGTTTTGAAAACAGACATTTCAATGAAAGACTATCTGATAACGGAATATCCAGAAACTATGTTGTTGACTGTCTTATGTATGAAGAGCCAATCAAATGTGAACATATAGATAAAGACACCTATGCCGTAGTTTTCAATGCACCTGCAAACAAGGATTATAGAGAAATCAGAATCGTAATGGTCATCAAAGGAAACTCAATTGACCTCATCACCATCATGAGAAACGACGAAACCGTAACCGAACGCCAAAAAAGACAGTACCAGTCCAGCGGCTACAAAAATATTGAAAAAAAGAGAAAACTTGCCGAAGCAAAAAGAAAAAAATGGTAA
- a CDS encoding 30S ribosomal protein S19e gives MTTVFDVPADLLIKKVADEFKNNDKINSPAWSNFVKTGVHKERKPEDADWWYVRTASIIRRVYMDGPVGVMSLRTFYGGKKDRGVRPEVFRKGSGSIVRTALHQLEDAGLVEKVEGGRVVTPAGRSFLDKISAEIIKDIPGLEKY, from the coding sequence ATGACTACTGTATTTGATGTACCTGCAGATTTATTAATTAAAAAAGTCGCAGATGAATTTAAAAATAATGATAAGATCAATTCCCCTGCATGGTCCAATTTTGTTAAAACTGGTGTTCACAAAGAAAGAAAACCAGAAGATGCAGATTGGTGGTATGTAAGGACCGCTTCCATTATCAGAAGAGTATACATGGATGGTCCAGTGGGAGTTATGAGTTTAAGAACTTTCTACGGTGGTAAAAAAGACCGTGGCGTACGTCCTGAAGTATTTAGAAAAGGTAGTGGATCTATTGTTAGAACCGCATTACACCAATTAGAAGATGCTGGACTCGTTGAGAAAGTTGAAGGTGGAAGAGTTGTTACTCCAGCAGGAAGATCATTCTTAGATAAAATTTCTGCTGAAATCATTAAAGATATTCCTGGTCTTGAAAAATACTAA
- the rpl18a gene encoding 50S ribosomal protein L18Ae: MITKIYRVKGTFVMGDEYHKFTKEFKATCEAEIEEKIYERFGSKHRINRNQISIAEIEEIAPEDVVDPIVKEIL, translated from the coding sequence ATGATAACAAAAATTTACAGAGTTAAAGGTACTTTTGTAATGGGCGATGAATATCATAAATTTACTAAAGAATTCAAAGCAACTTGCGAAGCTGAAATCGAAGAGAAAATCTACGAACGTTTCGGAAGTAAACACAGAATTAACAGGAACCAAATTTCTATTGCAGAAATCGAAGAAATTGCTCCTGAAGATGTTGTTGACCCAATTGTAAAAGAAATTTTATAG
- a CDS encoding sodium-dependent transporter — MSEQPQWDSSISFIFAMIGAAVGLGNIWRFSYVLYSNGGGSFFIPYLIAIAIMGIPFLILEYGVGFSFKESFSKIMRNINPKFEIIAWILVLFVFIVTIYYLVILSWDLVYLFSSFTFNWGTDTASYFANTVGGSSDLTNASFLLIPTTIGVLLLWIAVWFISHRNVDEGIGKASKVLIPALFVIMGIIIVYAITLPGSMIGVDTLIHPNWSGLLNVNIWLAAFAQIIFSLSMGEAIAITYASYLPKNSKLIDNVLIVVFANSAFEVCTAFGVFSILGYMSYVNGMPISELITEGTGLVFVVFPMIFNIMGPIGRILAPMLFLAILFAGITSALGYFEPMLSSTTVKLGWTRKKTATVLSVIGCVFSILLTTGISSYIVGIIDSFVNEFGVLLLIGVQCIIFAWFYGLEHFLPALNEYSSFKVGKTWMFVIKYLLPCVLIVMWVIGIVQLFATADLFVIVVDLIIIGSVLASAVFLTKLKPSEE; from the coding sequence ATGTCTGAACAACCTCAATGGGATTCATCTATATCATTTATATTTGCAATGATTGGGGCGGCAGTAGGTCTTGGAAATATCTGGCGTTTCAGTTATGTGCTTTATTCCAATGGTGGAGGATCATTTTTCATTCCTTACCTTATTGCTATTGCGATTATGGGAATTCCATTTTTAATTTTAGAATATGGTGTGGGATTCTCATTCAAGGAATCCTTCTCGAAGATTATGCGAAATATTAATCCGAAGTTTGAGATAATTGCTTGGATTTTGGTGCTGTTTGTATTCATTGTTACAATTTACTATCTGGTAATTCTGAGCTGGGACTTGGTATATCTCTTCAGCAGTTTTACATTTAACTGGGGAACTGATACTGCATCCTACTTTGCAAATACTGTTGGAGGAAGCTCTGATTTGACAAATGCAAGCTTTTTATTGATTCCAACAACTATTGGTGTTTTATTGCTTTGGATTGCAGTTTGGTTTATATCTCACAGAAATGTTGATGAAGGTATTGGTAAGGCATCCAAAGTTCTTATTCCTGCTTTATTTGTCATCATGGGAATTATCATTGTTTATGCAATAACACTTCCTGGATCAATGATTGGTGTGGACACTCTTATTCATCCTAACTGGAGTGGACTTTTGAATGTAAACATTTGGCTTGCTGCATTTGCACAAATTATCTTTTCATTAAGTATGGGGGAAGCTATTGCAATTACCTATGCAAGTTACTTGCCTAAAAACTCTAAATTGATTGATAATGTGCTTATTGTAGTATTTGCAAACTCTGCTTTTGAAGTATGTACTGCATTTGGTGTATTTTCAATATTGGGTTATATGTCTTATGTAAATGGAATGCCTATATCTGAGCTTATTACTGAAGGTACTGGTTTGGTATTTGTTGTTTTCCCGATGATTTTCAACATCATGGGTCCAATTGGTCGTATATTGGCTCCAATGCTGTTCCTTGCAATCTTGTTTGCAGGTATAACATCTGCATTAGGTTACTTCGAACCGATGTTAAGTTCAACTACTGTAAAATTAGGATGGACTCGTAAAAAAACCGCTACTGTATTGTCAGTTATTGGATGTGTGTTTTCAATTCTGTTGACAACCGGAATCAGCAGTTATATTGTTGGAATTATAGATTCATTCGTAAATGAATTTGGTGTTTTGCTCTTGATTGGTGTGCAATGTATAATATTTGCATGGTTCTATGGTTTGGAACACTTTTTACCTGCTTTAAACGAGTATTCTTCATTTAAAGTTGGTAAAACATGGATGTTTGTAATCAAATACTTGCTTCCTTGTGTTTTGATTGTCATGTGGGTTATTGGTATTGTGCAGTTGTTTGCAACAGCAGATCTTTTTGTGATAGTTGTTGACTTAATCATCATAGGTTCTGTATTGGCTTCTGCTGTTTTCCTGACAAAACTTAAACCAAGTGAGGAATGA
- a CDS encoding 50S ribosomal protein L31e, whose translation MERVYTIPLRNVKEIKRTIRAPRAIREVKNFLTKHMKAEEVKIDESINHAIWKRGIQKIPSKITVKAVKDDDGVVTATLAE comes from the coding sequence ATGGAAAGAGTTTACACAATTCCACTTAGAAATGTTAAAGAAATTAAAAGAACTATCAGAGCTCCTAGAGCTATCAGAGAAGTTAAAAATTTCTTAACCAAACACATGAAAGCTGAAGAAGTCAAAATTGATGAATCTATCAATCATGCTATTTGGAAAAGAGGTATCCAAAAAATACCTTCTAAAATCACTGTAAAAGCAGTTAAAGATGATGATGGTGTTGTAACAGCTACTTTAGCAGAATAG
- a CDS encoding 50S ribosomal protein L39e, which produces MSRNKPLAKKLRMAKANKQNRRIPIWAYAKTNRKLRYRPKPRHWRRNSLKL; this is translated from the coding sequence ATGAGTAGAAATAAACCATTAGCTAAAAAATTAAGAATGGCAAAAGCAAACAAACAAAATAGGAGAATTCCAATCTGGGCTTATGCTAAAACTAACCGTAAACTTAGATACAGACCAAAACCTAGACATTGGAGAAGAAACAGTCTTAAATTATAA